In bacterium, the genomic window ATTGTGATGAAAACAGATACAGAAGTTGTCTGGAGAAATGGAATATGTGAGATTTATTTTGGGGATTTTTTTGAAAGATGGTATTTTGTAAGTGAAAATCCAAGTATAATTGAAATTCAATATCCACAGAATCTTGAAAAATTAAAAGAATTAAAGAAAGAGAAAGGATTGAAGTTTGACCCTGAAGTTGTAAGAATTATACTACCTCATTTAGTTGATTTAAGAATTCTGGAGATTGAAGGAGAATTTAATCCACCTGAAAAAAATCAAGTCCCTGATAAAAAATTTATTGCCTATGGTTCTTCAATTACTCATGGTGGTTTTTCAATTGTTCCAAGTTATACTTATGTTTCGAAGACAGCATATATTCTCGGTATGGATGCGATAAATCTTGGTTTAGGGGGAGGAGCACATCTTGAAAAAGAAATTGCTGATTATATTGCTGAAAGGGATGACTGGGAATTTGGGGTATTTGAACTTGGAGTAAATATGGTTGGTGGTTTTGAAGTTGACCAGTTTGAAAAAAGGGTTGATTATTTTGTTGAAAAGATAGTAAAAGAGAATCCTGAAAAATATCTGTTTTTTATTGATATATTTCCATTTTATATGGACTTTGATAATCAGGAAAAACAGAAAAAATTCAGGGAAATCGTAAAAAACAAAGTAAAACAGATAAAAAAGAAAAATGTAATTCATATCTCAGGTTTTAAAATTTTGAAAGATGTAAGAGGCCTTATGACAGATAGAGTCCATCCTTCATCACAGGGTTTTGAGGAGATGGGATACAATCTTGCTTCAATCCTGAAAAAATATGTTGTTTGAAAGAGAAAAATAGTTCAGTGTAAAAAAGTAAATTTTATGAGAAAATATTTGAAAGAACTTTTAATTATTTCATTTCCCCTCATTATAAGTTCAAGTATATGGACTATTCAGCATTTTGTTGATAGAATGTTTATTTCATGGTATTCAGTTAAAGCACTTGCAGCAGTATTACCCGCAAGTTTTTTAAATTTAACAACTACAAGTATTTTTGTTGGAACTGCCTCTTTTGTGAATACTTTTGTTGCTCAGTACTACGGAGCCGAAACATATGAAAAAACAGGTGAAATTGTATGGCAGGGTTTATATCTGGCTCTTATAGGTGGCATTTTACATTTTCTTTTTATTCCACTTACTCCATTTATGTTTTCAATTTTTGCTCATGAAAAAGAGGTCTTAAGTTATGAAGTTATTTATTTTCAGATTCTCTGCGTTGGTGCTTTTTCTGTAATTGCTTCTTCATCTTTATCTTCATTTTTTTCAGGAAGAGGGAAAACAAATATTGTTCTTTTTGTCAGTTTTCTCCAGACAACTTTAAATCTGATTTTTGATTACCTTTTGATTTTCGGGAAATGGATATTTCCGGAGATGGGAATAAAAGGTGCAGGTATTGCTACAGTTATTTCTGGATATTTTTCATTTTTTGTTTATCTTTTATTAATCTTTCAGAAAAAAAATTTAATGTATGGGATTAAAAATTTCAGGTTTAATAAAGTACTTTTTAAAAATCTTTTAAAATACGGTGTTCCAAGTGGTATGCATTTTTTTCTTGATATTTCTGTCTGGACTATTTTTTTACTTATAATAGGTAAACTTGGAGTTATTCCTCTTTCTTCTTCAAATATCGCTTTTAATATAAATACAGTTGCTTTTATGCCGATGATAGGAATAGGTACAGGTGTTTCAATACTTGTTGGTCAGTATATTGGGAAAGGGAAACCAGAGATAGGAGAAAAAATAACTTATATTGGATTTTTGATTACTTTTATATATATGTGTTCAATTGCTCTTACCTATATTATATTTCCTGATTTCTATATTAAGTTTTTTAGACCGCGGGTTTATACAGGTGATTTTGAGCAGGTAAGGAATTTAACAGTTATACTTTTGAGGTTTGTTGCTTTTTACTCAATTTTTGATACTATGAATGTAATTTTTCTTTCTGGACTGAGGGGTGCAGGAGATACAAAATTTATTATGAATGTTTTTTTATTTGCCACAATTTTTATTTTTCTTATTCCTCTTTATATCTGTACTTTCATTTTTAATTCAGGGATATTTATAGGTTGGTCTATTGCAACGTTATATGTGATAGTTATAGGGTTCAGTTTTTTTATAAGGTTTTTAAAAGGAAAGTGGAAGAAACTTAAGGTGATTGAGACACCTGTTCTGTTATGATATAATTTTAATCCCACCTTATGAGGTGGGGAATTAGTAGGAAGGATAATGAAGAAAAAGAAAATGATAAAAAGGAGGGAGAATGGAAGATAGAGAAAAGATGGTTAGTTTTCTTGCTTATTTTTTTGGTTGGATTTCAGGACTTATTATTTTTTTAACGGAAAAGAAAAGTGAATATATAAGATTTAATGCTATGCAGAGTATAATTTTTAGTGGAGTTTTAACTGTTATTTATATTTTCATCTCTATTGTTTCTCTCATTCCTTTCATAGGTAAAATTCTATCTTTAATTCTCCATCCTCTTGTTTATCTTGCAGGAACAGCGATATGGATTGTGCTTCTTATTAAGTCATTCAAAGGAGAGTATTTTAAACTTCCTGTAATTGGCGATTATGCAGAGAAATATTCAAAAACGCTATGACCCTTTTGTCCACCTTTAAGGTGGGATGTGGAAATGAAGGCAGGACAAGGAATGAGAAAGGCAGTTAGATAGGAGTGAATAAATGGAAGAGGGAAGTTTGTTTCATGTATTTACAAAAAGTATTGCTGGCTATAAAGTTTTTAAAAGTAAGGTTGATTACAGGAGGATGGTTGAGACAATCTGGTATTATATGGATGAAAGAACGGCAAAATTTTCCAGAGTTATTGACTTAAAAAAAGAAAATAAAGGAGAGCCAGTTGTAAGAATAATATGTTACTGCATAATGCCTACACATTTACACCTTGTTTTAGAAGAAAAAAAAGAAAAAGGAATTTCACAATTTATGAGTAATATTTTAAACAGTTATGCGAGATACTTTAATTTAAAATATAAAAGAAAGGGACATTTATGGGAAAGTAGTTATAAAAGGGTACTGGTAGAAACAGATGAACAGTTACTCCATCTGACAAGATATATACATTTAAATCCGACAACCGCAGGCATAGTGAAGAAACCAGAAAACTGGGAGTTTTCTTCATACAGGGAATATTTAGGTAATGAAAAGATTTTTTTAAAAATATGCTATTTTGATGATATTATAGAAATAAATCCAAAAAGTTATAGGGAATTTGTAGAGGATTATATTGATTACGAGAAGGAATTACACAGGATAAAAGGGTTGGTAAAATTTGAATCTGAAAATCCTTGACAGACAAAGGTTTTCCAAGCCCACCTTAAAGGTGGGAGGGAGGAGGAAAAATGAAGGTGGCGTATCTTGTTGGAAAAAAGAAAATAGTTATAGAGGAAGAAAAAAATCCAGAGATTGAAAGAGAAGATGATGTGCTTGTAAGGGTTAGATGTGTTGGGATTTGTGGTTCTGATGTTCATTATTTTCTTGAAGGAAGAATTGGAGACCAGATTGTGAAGGATAAGATAATTGTTGGACATGAGGCAAGTGGAGAGGTTATTGAGGTTGGAAAAAATGTAAAAAAGTTGAAGAAGGGAGATAAGGTTGCAATTGAGCCTGGAATAAGTTGTGGGAAATGTGAGTTCTGTATAAAGGGAAAGCCAAATATATGTCCGAATGTAAAATTTCTCGGTACTCCTCCGGTAAATGGTGCTTTCAGAGAATATATGGTTATGCCTGAGGAAAATTTAATCAAAATACCTGATGGGCTTGAATATGAAGAAGGAGTTTTATCTGAGCCACTTGCGATAGGAGTTTATACTGTAAAATTAAGTCAGATTGAAACCGGAGATGATGTTGCTATTCTTGGAGCAGGACCGATTGGACTTTCTATTCTTTTTTCAGCAAGAATAAGTGGAGCAAATAGAATTTTTGTTTCTGATTTGATAAAGGAGCGACTTGAATTTGCAGAAAAGATAGGGGCTAATTATACTGTTGATGCTAAAAAGAATGATATTACAGAAATTGTGAAAAAAATCACAAATAATAGAGGAGTTGATATTTCTTTTGAAGCAGCAGGGAAAAGAGAGACATTTAGGCAGGTTATTCATACAAGCAGGATTGGAGGAAAATGTGTTTTTGTTGGAATTCCTACTGAAGATACAGTTGAGTTTGAAGCACATATAATGAGAAGAAAGGAACTTAAACTTATAAATATAAGAAGGAGTGCTTTCTGTACAGAGATTGCTTTAAATTTGATGAAGAATTCAGAACTTCCTTTTAAAGAGATGATAACGCATAGATTCCCTTTTGAAAAAATTGAAGAAGCACTTAATCTTGTTGCAGAATACAGGGATGGAGTTATAAAGTGTGTTGTCAATATATGAGGGAGGGGTAAAATTAGGTCTCAAAAAGGTTGAAAGACAAGGATTCCCAATGTCCACCTTAAAGGTGGGCAGAGGAGAAGGTGGGAAGAGGAGGAGGTTGGGAGGAAGGAGGCAAGGATGGAAGTAGTAAAGAAAATTGAACAAGTAAGGAAGATTGTAGGAAAGGCGAAAAAAGAGGGTAAGGTTATTGGATTTGTACCGACGATGGGATATTTGCATAAAGGGCATATTTCATTGATAAGAAGAGCAAAAAAAGAATGTGATTTTGTTGCTGTAAGTATTTTTGTTAATCCGACACAGTTTGGACCGAATGAAGATTTTGATAGATACCCGAGAGATTTTGAGAGAGATAGGAAAATTCTTGAAGAGGAGAAGGTGGATTTAGTATTTTTTCCAGAAGTTGAAGAGATGTACCCTTATGATTTTAAAACTTGGGTTTATGTTGAAAAATATTCTGAAATACTTGAAGGGAAATTTAGACCGGGTCATTTTAAGGGAGTTTGTACGGTTGTTATTAAATTGCTCAATATAGTTCAGCCGGATAAGAGTTATTTTGGATGGAAGGATGCACAGCAACTGATTATTGTAAAGAAGATGGTTGAGGATTTGAATTTACCATGTGAAATAATAGGATGTGAAACAGTAAGAGAAGATGATGGACTTGCAGAAAGTTCAAGAAATGTTTATTTGAATGAGGAAGAAAGGGAAAGAGCGACTTGTTTATACAGGGCACTTAAAAGAATTGAAGAGATGGTGAAAAAAGAAAAGATATATGATTGTAAAAAGTTAATTGAAGAGGGGAGAAAAATTATAGAGAAGGAAAATGTAGAAATTCAGTATCTTGAAATAGTTAGAATATCTGACCTTATGCCAGTTGAAAAAATTGAAAAGGATGTTATTGTTCTTGGTGCGGTAAAAATAGGAAATGTAAGGTTGATTGACAATATAAGATTAAATGGATTTGAAAACCTTTGATAATCAGGCGACTTCCAGTCCCACCTTAAAGGTGGGAAAAAGTTGACTTGTAAAGGTGGGAAAAAGTTGACTTGTGACTTGGTTTTATAAATAGGTAAGATATAAAAATGAAAAGAAAAATTAAAACAAGGGGGAGAGATATGAAAACTTTTAATCTCCCCAAGGCCACCTCGTAGGTGTCTAAACGGGAAAAATGTGATATAATATTTTTAAGATGAAAAGTGAAAATTTTTATCATGTTTTTACAAAGAGTATAGCAGGGTATAAAATATTTGTGAAAGAGTCGGACTATAGGAGAATGCAGGAGATAATTTGGTATTATAGATATGAGAGGAAAAATAAATTTTCAAAGGTGAAGGATTTTATGAGTGAGGATTTTGGAGATAAACTTGTTGTTATAGTGAGTTATTGTATAATGCCAACACATTTACATTTTACACTTGGAGAGGAAAAGGAAGGCGGGATTTCAAAATTTATGGCAAATATATTAAATAGTTATACAAGATATTTTAATTTAAAACATAATAGGAAAGGACCTTTATGGGAAAGCAGGTTTAAATATGTTTTAATAGAGACACAGGAACAGTTATTACATTTAACAAGATATCATCATTTAAATCCTGTTGTTGCAGAATTAGTGAAAAAGCCAGAGAATTGGAAATTTTCTTCATATAGGGAATATTTGAATTATGACGGAGGACTTAAAATTTGTGAGTTTGAAGAATTGATAGATATGAGTTCATCTGAATATAAAAGATTTGTGGAGGACAATATTGATTATCAGAAAGAGATTCATAAAATTAAAGAACTTATTAAACTTGAAACACTTTGAGGGACAAGGATTTCCCGAGGACACCTACGAGGTGGGAGGAGGTTGAAAATGGAACTTACAAAAGAATTATATGAAGCGATAATAACGATAGTTGAGGATAAGGTAAAGGATATAAAGGTTACAAGAGAGGAGTTTGAGTTATTGAGAAAGGCAGTTTTAGATTTGACAGAGGCACAGAGGAAAGCAGAGGAGAGGTTGACAAGATTAGAGGAAGCGGTTGAGAGATTAGCAGAGGCACAGAGGAAAGCAGAGGAGAGGTTGGTAAGA contains:
- a CDS encoding DUF4870 domain-containing protein encodes the protein MEDREKMVSFLAYFFGWISGLIIFLTEKKSEYIRFNAMQSIIFSGVLTVIYIFISIVSLIPFIGKILSLILHPLVYLAGTAIWIVLLIKSFKGEYFKLPVIGDYAEKYSKTL
- a CDS encoding transposase → MEEGSLFHVFTKSIAGYKVFKSKVDYRRMVETIWYYMDERTAKFSRVIDLKKENKGEPVVRIICYCIMPTHLHLVLEEKKEKGISQFMSNILNSYARYFNLKYKRKGHLWESSYKRVLVETDEQLLHLTRYIHLNPTTAGIVKKPENWEFSSYREYLGNEKIFLKICYFDDIIEINPKSYREFVEDYIDYEKELHRIKGLVKFESENP
- a CDS encoding NAD(P)-dependent alcohol dehydrogenase encodes the protein MKVAYLVGKKKIVIEEEKNPEIEREDDVLVRVRCVGICGSDVHYFLEGRIGDQIVKDKIIVGHEASGEVIEVGKNVKKLKKGDKVAIEPGISCGKCEFCIKGKPNICPNVKFLGTPPVNGAFREYMVMPEENLIKIPDGLEYEEGVLSEPLAIGVYTVKLSQIETGDDVAILGAGPIGLSILFSARISGANRIFVSDLIKERLEFAEKIGANYTVDAKKNDITEIVKKITNNRGVDISFEAAGKRETFRQVIHTSRIGGKCVFVGIPTEDTVEFEAHIMRRKELKLINIRRSAFCTEIALNLMKNSELPFKEMITHRFPFEKIEEALNLVAEYRDGVIKCVVNI
- a CDS encoding transposase, with the protein product MQEIIWYYRYERKNKFSKVKDFMSEDFGDKLVVIVSYCIMPTHLHFTLGEEKEGGISKFMANILNSYTRYFNLKHNRKGPLWESRFKYVLIETQEQLLHLTRYHHLNPVVAELVKKPENWKFSSYREYLNYDGGLKICEFEELIDMSSSEYKRFVEDNIDYQKEIHKIKELIKLETL
- a CDS encoding SGNH/GDSL hydrolase family protein, which codes for MLYRNIEFYNVEEIFERENGLQLSRIPERVRVKLNDNAKTRAIMPAGCELRFRLKSQKAKIVMKTDTEVVWRNGICEIYFGDFFERWYFVSENPSIIEIQYPQNLEKLKELKKEKGLKFDPEVVRIILPHLVDLRILEIEGEFNPPEKNQVPDKKFIAYGSSITHGGFSIVPSYTYVSKTAYILGMDAINLGLGGGAHLEKEIADYIAERDDWEFGVFELGVNMVGGFEVDQFEKRVDYFVEKIVKENPEKYLFFIDIFPFYMDFDNQEKQKKFREIVKNKVKQIKKKNVIHISGFKILKDVRGLMTDRVHPSSQGFEEMGYNLASILKKYVV
- the panC gene encoding pantoate--beta-alanine ligase; the encoded protein is MEVVKKIEQVRKIVGKAKKEGKVIGFVPTMGYLHKGHISLIRRAKKECDFVAVSIFVNPTQFGPNEDFDRYPRDFERDRKILEEEKVDLVFFPEVEEMYPYDFKTWVYVEKYSEILEGKFRPGHFKGVCTVVIKLLNIVQPDKSYFGWKDAQQLIIVKKMVEDLNLPCEIIGCETVREDDGLAESSRNVYLNEEERERATCLYRALKRIEEMVKKEKIYDCKKLIEEGRKIIEKENVEIQYLEIVRISDLMPVEKIEKDVIVLGAVKIGNVRLIDNIRLNGFENL
- a CDS encoding MATE family efflux transporter; translation: MRKYLKELLIISFPLIISSSIWTIQHFVDRMFISWYSVKALAAVLPASFLNLTTTSIFVGTASFVNTFVAQYYGAETYEKTGEIVWQGLYLALIGGILHFLFIPLTPFMFSIFAHEKEVLSYEVIYFQILCVGAFSVIASSSLSSFFSGRGKTNIVLFVSFLQTTLNLIFDYLLIFGKWIFPEMGIKGAGIATVISGYFSFFVYLLLIFQKKNLMYGIKNFRFNKVLFKNLLKYGVPSGMHFFLDISVWTIFLLIIGKLGVIPLSSSNIAFNINTVAFMPMIGIGTGVSILVGQYIGKGKPEIGEKITYIGFLITFIYMCSIALTYIIFPDFYIKFFRPRVYTGDFEQVRNLTVILLRFVAFYSIFDTMNVIFLSGLRGAGDTKFIMNVFLFATIFIFLIPLYICTFIFNSGIFIGWSIATLYVIVIGFSFFIRFLKGKWKKLKVIETPVLL